The genomic stretch CTGGTGAATAATGGTGTGTAAAGTTCTTCCACTCTCGACTTCTGTGATTTTGGCTGTTTTGTCATCGCTGCCAGTAGCCAGGTAACGTCCGTCAAGGGAAAAGGCTGCTGCCCTGACCTTACTCTGGTGAATAATGGTGTGTAAAGTTCTTCCACTCTCGACTTCTGTGATTTTGGCTGTTTTGTCATCGCTGCTAGTAACCAGGTAACGTCCGTCAAGGGAAAAGGCTACTGCCCTGACCCTACTCTGGTGAATAATGGTGTGTAAAGTTCTTCCATTCTCGACTTCTGTGATTTTGGTTGTTTTGTCATCGCTGCTAGTAGCCAGGTAACGTCCGTCAGGGGAAAAGGCTACTGCCCTGACCTTACTCTGGTGAGGAATTTGATTCTGCGCCCTGATCGTTTGGGTAATTTGTTGCAATGCTGAAATTGGACTATAGGCGACATACTCAGTCACAGATTGATTAATCACTTGAGAGTACAACTCTTGAGTGATTTGTAGGGCAAAAACAAGAGTCTCTAACTGCTGACTGGGTACATTCTCAAATTGCCGTAGGACTTTAATACCCAACCGTTCCCATCGAATACTGTCTAGGGCGAGTTTGCGTTCTACCCTAGCTCGATACACCAACCCACCTGTACCAGCAATAATCAGCACTGAGGCCAGAGATGTGAACCTTAATTGCCAACGGCTCTGCCGTACCCTCTTCTCAATCTCAGCTAAACTGCGTTCCGCTTCTTCCCGTTTGGTTTGCTCCTGTTCCAGTTTCTCCTGCAACTGTCGTAGTTCCGGTGCTTGCTCGCGCACATAGCGCACCAAATAATCATGCACCAACTGATAGCACTGTTCCCCTCGCTCGTCTATCGACAGCACCAACCCCGAACCCACCAATATCTTCAGCACCAGGGGTAAGTCTGCCTCCTCTATCTTTTCCCGTAACTCCCGTTCCAGTTCCGGCTCTGTCTTCACCGGACGGCGCAAGTCTTCATCCGTCAACAAAAACAACAGCCAATAGGCCGATCGCTCATGTTCTGTGCCACAATCTTCAACAACCGTCTTGATATAACGCCGCACCAGCTCCGTTTTCGGCTCCAACACCCCCTCATACAGCCGCTCGTACTCCTCCAACCGCGTAATATAACTGTCTTCCAATTGACTGCCTACAATCTGTAACTCAATCGGAATCACCTCTTCCGTCTCTCCCGCCAAATCCTGCACCAGACGCTCCAAGAGTTCCTCTTCCGGATGAAAGCTCGTCTTCTCCGTCAACCGCCGAATAATCTGCACCGCCTCCTCCGGCTGAAAATAGGACAACGGATAAGCATTCTCCTGACGCAGCACATCCCCCACCCGTTGCAGTTCCCGTTCCTCAAACAAATAATGAATATAATCCTGGCGAATCGAAATCACCACTTGCAGCTTAGGACAGCGCTCCAACCCCTCCGAGAGCAACCCAAACAGCGCCCTCCGCTCCGGCTTTGTCCGAAACCGAAAGAAAAACTCCTCAAACTGGTCAAAAATCAACACAATGCGCTCATGGGAACGCTCTGCCTCTCGCCACACCCGCAACAAATCCCCCTCAGTCCACCCATTCCCGTGCCCTGAGCGGAGTCGAAGGGCTGTTCCCTGAGCAAACTCAAAGGACGTGCCCTGAGCGGAGTCGAAGGGCTGTTCCCTAAGCGGAGCCTGTTCCCTGAGCGAAGTCGAAGGGAGCGAAGTCTGTTCCCTGAGCGGAGTCGAAGGGAACAACCCAAAGCGCTCCAACTGCTCCCCAATCTGCCCTTGCCAATCCTCATATCGCCGCAACACAATAGGAACAATCCGGTCTTGATGCACCTTCTCCTCCAAAGCCGGAACCAACCCCGCTTGCAACAGCGAACTCTTCCCCACCCCCGAATACCCATAAATCACCGTCACCACATGAGACGTATCCAATATCCGCTCCACCAACTCCTGAACCGCTTCCTCTCTCCCAGCCGCCCGAATTTCCGTCGCCACCCCCCGTTGATGGGGTCTGGGTTTCAAGCGACTCGCCCCCACAAACCCGCGAAAATTATACTCAAACTCCGCCGTCCGTAACTCCCGCTTCACCTCATAGGCTTCCCAATAGTCCTGACGCTCAAACAACAACGCTCTCAACAACTCCAACGCTTCCACATGCAGCCTCGGCGCACGTTCTACCCCCAACTCCCGTACCTTCTGTACCCTCTGCAATTGCTCAATAGCTGCATCCCTCTCTCCCCGACGGCGATAAACTTTTGCCAAAATCAACCGCGACAGCACCATATAATATTGAGTCGAGTCTTCTGGAGCTTCCTGTAATACCTTCTCGCTCCACTGCTCTGCCTCCTCCCAATGCTCCTGCTCAAACGCCACCTCTGCTAACACCGAATAATCCCGCAATAGATAATACTTCGGCCATTTCTCCTCATCTTCATGGAACGGAATCACCTGACGCGCCAACTGTGCCAACAACTCCCAATGCTGCAAATAGCGCAAGATTCCCAACCAGCGATGAAACGTCCTCGCCACATTCTCCAACCTTCCCCCCTCTTCCCACAGTGCCAACGTTCGCTGCACATACCCATACGCCACCTGCCACTCAGAACCCTCTCGCCGTTGCTCCTCTACCAGTTCATTAAATAACTTCGGCGGCACAAACTGTACATTCTCCCTCGTCGGAAACGCTTTCCGAAAATAGGCATACGCCAACTGACTGCACACATAGCCTTGTTGCTCCAGATTTCCCTGCTCTTCCCACATCTCCAGCGCCCTTTGATAATGTCCAATAGCTTCCTCAATCTGGCGATTATCTCCATAAGGCACTCCAGCCAACCCCAACAACAGTTCTAGATGCGCTCTCCCTTCAGAACTCAGAGTTCCGGCTCCCTCCTCTTCGATATCCCGTTGGAGCGCTTCTAGTGCCATTGCTAGTTCTTTGGCTTCTTCCGGAGTACACATCACCCCATTCCTTTGAAAACGCTCCACCCGCTCGGCTAACCAGTCATTCAGTGCGGCTGAAGGAAGCCGAAATTGATAGTGACTTGCCCAACTTGCCAAATCCGGAGCCGATTTGAGCAACGTTTTCAAGACTCCCTGATTCACCCAAAACACCATTGGTACAGGAAACTCCCCCTTCAGAGACTCCCGCACCTGGTTCACGGATGCCAACAGTTTCTCCAGTTGCTCGACTCGCTCCCAACCCGTAAGAATTAGGGAATAGGGAATAGGATTTTCATTTCCCCCCGATGTTTCTTGATAAGATCCTTCTCGGTGCAGCGCATTTAATAAAGAAGTCTCCCCTTCCTGCAATTTCACTACCTTGATGTGTAAGGCTGACATCTTCACTAACTCATCGATTAACGCCTGCTGCAAATCACCATAATTACAACAAGCAATCATCAGCGCAAACTCACCGCGAGACACTTCAAGCATCCAGTTGAGGTTGTCTAGAATATCCAGATTTTCAGGACTGAGAGCAATCATGAGGTTAGGGAATAGGGAATGGGGAATAGGAGTTTTTTATGGATAACTTGATTTTAGTTTTTTGATGATAGTGGTTAGAATCTTGATGATGGTGGTTAACTCGTCTTGCATTGCAGTAAACTTTTTTTGAGAAACAAGTTGAGCATTAATCATAATTTTAATCCAGTATTGAGTTTCTGATGCTTCTTTAATGGCTATAGAATATTTAGAAATCAGATCGTTTCGAGATTGAGCATAAGTAGCTTCGGCACAGTTAGCTCCAATCGATGTATCACTTCTTAAAAACTGTTTAGCTCATACTTTTCCGGCATCATCATAATTCCTTTTACTCAATTCTACATAAGCGCTAATCACTCGCACCGCAAAATATTCCGTTCTCTCTTGTATAGCCATTTCCCCCATTCCCTATTCCCTATTCCCTCTATCCTCCTATCACAGCCCAAAGCACTGTATCATTGATTCAAAGCATCCAACCGCTCCAAAATCTCTAAACCCTGCGCCACATCACCCTGCATTGCCAAGGCTTGAAAGCGTGTCTGAGCATCAAACTCAGCCAGTGCCAGTGTTGAGAGTTCCTCCATTAGTTTATTCACACTCATGCCACGAGATTGAGCCAGTGCTTTCAGGCGAGAATGTTTATCATCGGGTAAACGAATAGTTAAGGTTGCCATATTATACTTACTCCATAATCAAGGCTTTAGGGGAAAGAATAGAAAGCTGGGGAAAGATGAGTTCAGCCCTCTGGAAATCTTTAACATTTTGGGTGATAATTGCCTCAGCATTTCCTGCGATCGCCAACTCAATCAAATGATTATCCCCTTCATCCCTCAAGTTTGGCCGCCATAAGTAATACACCTGAACCCATTGACTCACCGACATCAAAGCAGCCAGCAATGCTTCAACATCTACTCTCGGTAGCGGACAACGTGCCATGACTTCTGACCTCGACAGAATGGACTCATACTCCAAAAACAAAGCTATTCCCATCAGGGGTTGATACTTGCCTTGTAAGCAGGCACGAAGCACAGCACGACTGACACCATCGGCACTAATCAAGGCACTGACAAAAACATTGGTGTCAATCACAAGCTTGCTAGACATGAGCCAATGATAGCATATACGCCATCATTAGGGATGGGAATGGCGATCGCCCCTATGCCCTATTCCCCAATTGTTCCGCGCCTTCCAAAATGGGGTTGAGATCGAACCAAGAAACTCCATCTTCTTGATACTCAAATACTAAACGAGAATGAATTAATTTATCGTAATGTTCATCGCCGCTTACCTGCTGAGTCTGTTGTACCTGTCGCAACAATTCCCATTCAGATTCATCAATCTGCAACATCATATTACTGCGTCGCTGGCGGATGACAAATTCTAAACTTTCACGGATAAGTTTTCCCTTTTTACGGTCTTTAGGAATCCACTCAGTTAACAGTTGCAGTAATTCCCGGACATGACCGCCACTGGTACGACAGAGATGGTCTAAACTGGAGGAATGATCAAATATTTCTACAACTTTATTCAGTCGTTCTGCTTCAGTCAAATTGGGGAAAGCTCTGGCTAAAACCATTTGCCTCATTTTCTCCATTCCTTGAGGACAATCTTGGCGATCGCGATTCTTAAGCCGTACCATAGGCAAGAGTTTCGGTGAATCGGGATAGCGGGTTGTTAAACGGTTGTATTCATCACAAAATCGTAATGATAAGGGCATGGTATAGACTAGGTGGCATTGGAATTTTTGCAGGAATTCGGCTTGATCAATAAACAAGTATTCTTGTTGAGGACGATCCCAAGATTTTCGGGTGGCATCAATGCGGTCTAAGTTATCAACAATGACAACTAATCCTTGCTTGTTTTGTTGTTTTAAGCATTCAATGGCAGGCTGAATCAGTTCTTGGTTAATGGCTTTGATTAACTCGGTTTTCTGCGGCCCTAAAAATTGATTAAGCTTCTGTCTCAGTTGAGTATCTTCTTTCGCTTTGGCAGTAATTTTAGCAATTCCCATGCCTAATGAAAAGCCTTCTGAATTGGCTTTAACACCGATTTGAGGCAGTTTTTCAGTTTCAGGAATGCCAATTTCTGCTTCTGTGAGATTAAATTCCTTTTGTAATAAATCCGTGGTTCGGTTTAAGAATCCCCGTAGTCCTGTGGCTGGGGGAAGTTGTAGTTCTTCGAGTCCCTGGGAAATTCGACGGGCGATCGCCAATAATACATCTCCAATATCTACATCTGCTAATTCTAAGTCTTCGCTGGATTCAAAATAAATGGTATAAAATCCGGCTTCTTCCAATTCCGTTCTGAGCTTCAATAGTTCGGTTGATTTACCGCAGCCAATATGTCCAGTAAAGAGATTACAGGTGGGTTCATCGGGATAGATCTCAGTAATATGCTCAAATAACTCGGTAATAACGCGATCGCCTCTTACCTGAGTAAAATCAATATAGAGCTTTCTTTGTTCGCGATCGCTAACATCAATAGTATCGCTCGGTTTAGTCGCTTTAAGAAACCGAATAAAATCAAAGGGCATAGATTAACTACTCATGGTCTAATTCAACGAGTGGTATTGAGGGGTTTCCCTTCATCCCCCAGTAGGAGGTAAGAGAAATCCCTCTCCTGCAAGAGAGGGACTTTCAAGTTGACAAAAAAACGTGATATAAGCAGCGCAAAGGAGAGTTAGGAGAATTTTTATTGCCTATTCCCTATTGCCTCAAACAATACCATAATCCTCCTAAATACCTCATGCACTGCTATAGCACTATCCTCCAACTGAGCCAGCAGAGCCTTGAGCTGTGTAGTCGAAATTCAGGAACATAATCACAGATACAGTGGCAAAATAATAGCCAATTATCCCGATAGCTAAGTACAAGACTGCTAAGGCAGCAATCGTTAACCCAACCATACCGAGGAGACCACTAATAATACCTGCGGCAAAAGTCAAAAGTAGAATAGGGATGAAAACAGATAACCCTAAAAGTACGAATCGTCCAAATACAGCCCACCAACGACCTTTAACCAGACCTTGACTATAGCCCATGGCATCGAAACCACAATCACGTAATGCAATAGCATAGTAGGTAAAGCTGTACCGAATAGACAGCCAGATACCAGGAATGATCAATACGATGAAGCCCAGTGCAACAAGAATAGATACGACGATGCTGACAATAAACGCAATAAAAAACTTAGGGGCAGCATTTTCCAATACTGCCATCATCTCTACACTCTGACCTCGAATGGAGCGCTCAACCACATTGGGTACAGCTAGTCCAACTACGATCAACAGGACATTGCCAATGATAGCAAGCAGTATGGCTAGGCCACCAGAGAGCTGCTCTGAGAGTAAAAGGGGTAAATTAGTGATCAGCGTAAAAATGCAAAAGATTTGAATATTTTTAGTGAACTCTGACCAGCCTATACTAAGGTACTCTGGAACACCAAGTAGAGACTTTTGCAGAGAACGTTGCAGGTTTGATTCCATAATTGTAGACTTCCTTTCAATTTAATCATCAGTTGCCTGAGAGAACCTGAACCGAATAAATAGAGTATTTATAGCGCTTCACGCTAGGCAATAGGTACAAGGCAATCTAGCAATAGCTTGTATGGCTTAGAGTCTAAGGCTTCAATCTACACCTTATAGACGAAAAAAACGCTATAATCTCTGGTACACTCAGCGTATCACATCCCTTTTTGAACAAACTTTAAGATATAAATAGAAACACAGATTGGGAGGTTTAGAATCTTTTAATCATACTCTCCTCGTTAAGCAGGGGTTAAAATTATTCTAAAATGCGTAATTCTTTACGAATGTCTTCGAGTTTCTGAGTATATCCTAACGTTTGATATCCTTGTTGAGCTTCAGTTAACCAATCGAGGGCTTGGGAGCGATCGCCCATTACCTGATAAATTTGAGAGAGACCATGGGCGATCGCCGCTCGATCTTCTAAATTATCGGAAGCGATCTGATTCAAGCCTTGTTGATAATACGCTTGAGCTAGAGGAACCAGCCCCAAATTCAATAAATATAAATCCCCTAATTGTCGGTATATGCTGGCTCCCTCGATATCGTTACTCACTACTGATTCTAAATGTGCGATCGCCTCAGCGATTAAGTCAAAATTCAAATAGAGTCGCGCTAACGCTAAATGTTCAGCCGCAGGATCGAGAGACTGTTGCCGAACTTGGGCTTCTTTTAAAGAGAATTCGGCTTGTTTTTCTGGTTCTAGAATCTGGAAATGAATTCCTCCAGCCATGGGTTGTGCATCGAGAGAAGAAGCACCTTGATCTGTTTCAATTTGTAGGGTGTAGCTGATTCCCGCCTCCAGAGCGCGATCGCCAGAATATATTATTTCTGTGGGGATAGGTTCCAAACCTGCTTCTACAGAACCCACTTCTACTGTGGTGCGCCAAATCTCGACCCCATCCCCTTTCAAAATGACTGTATAGCTTTGGCTATTGGGAACTGAATGCCAACGAAAGCGAGGCGTTGAGGTTCTCAGATACGTGCGTCGAGGGCTAATAATATAGGGTACATCAGCGTGTAGTTGAAAATCCCTATCACCTCGATGAGGACAACCATAGGAACCCGGAGAACATTCAGGTTCATCTTCTGTCTTTTCAGCTTGACTGATGCAAGTATTCGGTTTTTGTTCTCCTGAAGCGATCGCCTGTAAACTTAAATTCAAACATTGGACTAACAGGGAGCCATCCGTAGCTAACAGGCGATCGCCTGCAAACACCGGCATTCCTAATCTAGCTCTTACTCTACGTCCATCTTGGCGCTCCAGTTCTCCCTTCCCTTCCACTTGCACAATCCAAGCATTGGGCAACTCATTACTCGCAGCAAAGGCGATCGGAGTAAAACTCAATACTCCAGCACTCAAGAGGGTAGTGAGTAGTAGGTCTCTCTTGATATTCATAGCTCTGTTTGGTGAGGATAGCTTTGTTACTTATCATACTGTAAAATCCTTTCGTCAACATTTAATCGACATGGCAAAAGAGTAATGGGTACACAGTTTTTCCCCATTCCCTATTCCCTATTCCCTATTCCCCAAGAAATCTATTGAGTTCCTGCATCAATACCTAACTCGATATTCGAGCGACACAATTGTTGGGTGGCTTCATCTGGAATCAAGACTAGCTCTTTTTCTTCAGGATATTCTCGTTTCAGAGCCGAAACTCTCACGGTTCTGGGTAGGGGAGTGATGCGAGCTGATTTCATCTGTTCCTCTTCCATTTCATCAAACGCAATCGGCCACTCTGCTGCACCTAAATCAGAAAAGAGATAACGAACAAACTCTGAAGGCTTGCCATTAGGATAAATGAGATAAAAGCAGGAACGAGAGAGCATTTTAGGAGTCGCCATTTGAGCCATTGCAGATGAGGCTTGTTTGATGTCCGGATTCGGGGGGGCCTCACATCCGGCCAACAGGAGAGCGCCGACTAAGGTTAGTCCTAAAGTGGTTCTAAAAATCATTTTGGTTTCTCCCTATCGGGCTTATCTATAATAGTGAACAGTTAGGGGCAATTAACGTTTATTTGAGTGAAGCAGAAATGATCAATGGCAATCAGGGATTTGAAACGACGATTAACAAGGTTGTCCGGATGCCTCAAGAGAGTGAACTGTGCGATCGCGCCCGCATCCTCGGACTGAATGTCGTTAACGTCATGTGGGAAGATACCGCCCGGACTGCGGGTTCTGTCTGGGGGCCCAATATTACTGATATGACACTACAAGTGCGCCATGGCAATAATTCCCAGAAGAAAGAACTCTTACCCGTTATTCGCTATCCTAACTTTACCGATAAAACGGGTGATGTGCCTCTAGAGTATGTCTACCTCAAAGTCGGAAATCAACAGGGAGAAGACCTAGAGGCAATCTCGTTGAAAGAATACCTGAATAATCTCTCTGAATATATTAGTTATCCAGAGAAATATGATCCTGAAAACAAATCCCTGGTAACGGATAAGGATACCCACGTTTTAGTTAGCGCTCAAGCCTGCTTTCTTCCCATTCCTCAACAAGGGAAATGCGAGTTTAACCCGGTTCTGTTTAATTATCAATCTCGTAAGGATAGTCCGGCCGTTCTGGCGATTCTAATCACGACAGAAGGCAGTAGTGCAACTGTACTCGATAATAATAGCGATCGCGCCCAATGGGGACAAAATGTCTATTTCAACAACAACGGTCAAAAGACTTGCCTCACGGGAGAGCGCCTAAGCGACTACAAAGACCACCAAGCCCAAGAACTTGCCACTCGTCAAGGCATTTCCCTAGAAGAAGCTCGTAGCCAAGTCACCGTTGCCGAAGATGTGAATAGGGTAATGATTGTGCAAGTTCCCTTAAAACAAAAACAAGATTCTCCCTTCCTGTCTATGGCTGCTGGTAGCTGTGATTTTATGCTAGAGGAGAAGTGCCGGGGGATAACCTTGGGAGAGAGCGATATGGAAGATGCCGTCATTAGTCATGGAGAGGATGAAGGCGAACATTTAGAACTTGGGGGTTACAAACTCGAACGAGACCCCAACTATCCCATCCGTATCACCGTACAGTTCTATAAAGCCACCAGCAACGGCATTATTGATGACGAAGATTTAGTCAATATCCATAACTGCATTGAAAAAGCCTATACCAGTGCCGATTATATCGGTTCTTTAGTCGTTGGAACCCTAGAAAAAGGCCACCTAGGAATGGGTGAAGCGCGTCCCACCCAACCTGCACCTTCTACCAAACCGGTTCTTGGGCCTCCGAAAGACTTTTTACAAGTGGTGAATCCTTTTGCTCCCCACGAGAAGCCAAAAACATGACTATAGCCCTTCGCGCTAGGGAATAGGCAATAGGCATTGGTAACAAGTTAAGGCTGTACACTAGTTGTCAAAAGAGATCGGGCTGGGTATTCTTGACGAGATTGGTAGGAAGAACAAGAACCGAATTAACCCAGTATGGTATTAGCGCAACAACATTTTCAACATTTGTGAATAGTCGATGCTTCGACTTGAGAAGCCTTGTTTCGGAAACTTACAGTGCTTCGCGCGGTAATAGGTAATAGGAAAACCATTTTTCACGCTATAATGTCCATTCTTCAAGCTTTTCATCGGAAAGCACTCTCAAGGAAAATTTCGATTACTGTACCTCATAACATCGAAAAATGCTGTAAGAGCTTAGAAACGACTCCCTTGGGTCAGTTAGGAGGCCGGATTTGTGCTGTGGTCGATTTAGACACTCGTTTACCAGTAGACACTTGGTGTTCTCAAAACCCCTACTAACATGAAACTTATTTTACGCAGTCTCTGTTAACCTGAGTTCGAGTTAAGCAGAATGTTGACAAAGCAGTTCACTGGGCTACGGTGACGGGAGTGTTCAATTTGAGAAATATTCTTCAGTTGGCCAATCACCGTAAAAAGTCGCCATAGCTATCTTTGAGCTGTCTGGTCACCCTGTAAAATTGGCTGAATCAGTAAACGAAGAGTATTCAAGACACTTTTCCACTCACCAGAGTGATGCGACTGTGAGGCTTCAGAATCATCCATTTGAGCTTTAGAGCTTTCTGCATTCTGCAATGCTAAACTCTTTAATGACAAAAAGGGTTGACTATTCAAGCTAATCATGAGGTAAGCACTCAGGATCATCTCCCACCATTTTTCAATTTGGACATATTGAGTTAATCGATAATCCGCCCAGCCCAATTCTTGTGTACATTTTCTAAACCCATATTCTGACCAGTTGGTCAAACTATAAAGGTTGCTAATGCTCTTTTTCATCTGATTCCTGGTCTCTTGAATATTGGTTATCATCCAAAACGTTGAATTTTCTGGCAGAGTAGAAATATCTGTAGTTAGTTGCCAATAGGTTTGCGCTCTTCGACGATCAAATATAATCTCTCTAACATACCGTTTTTCTGCTGTTGGATCGCCAAGAAATCTGGAAAATTTGTACCACTTATTCTCTCTAACTTTTTCATGACTGGGTATTAGGGCTGCCCGATCGCTCCTCATGAACAAAAGATAGCATAAGTTATAGTCCTCTAATTTGCTCACAAATGTCCCACCTTCTCTAGGACAAATATCCGCCAATACTAATTCAATATTCAAGCCATAATTCCTGAGTTCATCAATCATCTGTGAAGCAATTTCAAGCTTACTTCTATATATGTCTCCTTCCTTTAATGTCCCTTGAGGCTTAAAGACTTTACACAGGAGTGGAAAGGTAATATTTTTGTAGACTCCATAAGCATTGACGGCGACTATCCCTCGATCTATTTTTCCCACACTTCCTAAGTATTGCCTAGCCACATAATCGGTTTTCTTTCCTTTTTTTTTATCTCCTATTTCATCAATGATTACCGTGATTTTATCGTCTTTTAATGCTTCTCGAGTTTTTCTTAATCTGAGGTTTCTTAATTCTCCGACAGACCAAGGAGAATTGGCTATAAAATGGTGTAATGATTGAGGGGAATTGATGCCAACTGCTTTGGCGATTTCTGGAAAGGATTTTTTCTTAATGGGTGAGATAATTCCTATATGCAAGTATTTAAAATATTCATAACTTCTCACTTCACCAAAAATCTCTTTATAACTTTCACAATATTGATCTACTACAGCAGCTGTTTTTTCTGGCGATCGCGGCAAATGTTTTAAGATCTGTAACTCTACATCCATTGCGCTGTCTCCTTTCCAGCCATTGATACTCTACATTATTCTATCTTAATTCCCAAAGAGTGACAGAAGAGGGATAGAAGCAAAAGCGTACAACCGAATAGAGAAGGCTATTAATGTCCTAGGAGAGTACTATACAATGGGGTCTATTCTTATATCGTGTCAGGGAGTTCAACTCAAGTTCCCCCATGTCTGAAGTGCCCAAATCAAAGTCTTCTGGTCTGAGACTGGTTATTTTTGCGGCGATCGCCTTTTTCCTCTTTAGCCTCACCCTGACCTTGCACCGCCATTATACTTTTTATTCCACCTACAATCAGGGATTATTCAATCAGATGTTCTGGAATAGTCTCCATGGGCGTTTTTTTAATACTTCTCTGGGTTCCGTACTATCGGCGGAAATCATCTATGAAGGCGAGATTCCCACCGTCACTCACAATCACTTAGGACAGAACTTTACACCGGCAATGCTACTTGGGTTGCCTCTCTATGCTCTCTTCCCCCATGGCGTGATATTGATTGTCATTCAAGTTATCTTAGTTACGGCTGCGGGCTTGGTGCTGTATATCTTAGCCAGAGAGTATCTAAACCCCCCAGTTGCTGCCATGATTGCCTGTAGCTTTTATAGTGCCACGGCTGTACTTGGGCCAACTTTAGCGGATTTTCACACGATTAGTCAATTTCCTCTCTTAGTTTTTAGTGCCTTACTTGCCTTAGAAAAACGTTGGTGGTGGCTCTTTGCACCTCTCATTCTGTGGATATTAGGTGTGCGCGAAGATTCAGGATTTATTATTTTTGGTATCGGCGTGTATTTAATCCTTAGTAAACGCTATAGCCGGTTAGGAATTGGGTTATGTACATTGAGTTTTGCCTATATTTTAATCGTCACGAATACCCTTATGCCCCAATTTTCTGCCGATGTGGATCAGCGATTTCTGATGGATAAATTTGGGCAATATTTGAAAACAGATGAAGTCTCCGCAGTTCAAGTACTGTGGGAATTAATTAAACATCCAGGAAAACCCCTAACCTATTTAGTTCATCAGGTCTTACCTTTAGCATTTATTCCGATGGTTTCTCTGGCAGCTTGGTGTATTTCCGGTTTCCCTTTACTGCTCGTACTTCTAGGTCAGGGATTATCGAGGTTAGCGATTACTGCACCCTATGCCATGGTGGGAGTTCCTGGTTTGTTTTATGGGGTAATTCTCTGGTGGTCTGGCCAAGATTTTCATCATTTTACTCGCAATCCCCATACACTTTATTCTCGGCAGTTAACACCCCGATTTCAGAAGATTTGGTCAGGATTTATGATCCTCTCTATTTTGCTGACGATTATGGCAAATCCGAGTCACGCCTTTTATTTTCTGGTTCCTGAGTCGGTTAATCCCTGGATTTTTGTTTCTTTACCGGAACAATGGAAACATGCCGGTACAATTGAGTCCATCATTGATCAAATTCCACCAGATGGGAGTGTGTCGGCAACCCAAGAAATTATTCCCCATCTTTCTGGAAGACCGGAGATTATTCGCCTGCCGGGAATTGAGTTAAGAAATGAACAGG from Roseofilum reptotaenium CS-1145 encodes the following:
- a CDS encoding IS701 family transposase, whose product is MDVELQILKHLPRSPEKTAAVVDQYCESYKEIFGEVRSYEYFKYLHIGIISPIKKKSFPEIAKAVGINSPQSLHHFIANSPWSVGELRNLRLRKTREALKDDKITVIIDEIGDKKKGKKTDYVARQYLGSVGKIDRGIVAVNAYGVYKNITFPLLCKVFKPQGTLKEGDIYRSKLEIASQMIDELRNYGLNIELVLADICPREGGTFVSKLEDYNLCYLLFMRSDRAALIPSHEKVRENKWYKFSRFLGDPTAEKRYVREIIFDRRRAQTYWQLTTDISTLPENSTFWMITNIQETRNQMKKSISNLYSLTNWSEYGFRKCTQELGWADYRLTQYVQIEKWWEMILSAYLMISLNSQPFLSLKSLALQNAESSKAQMDDSEASQSHHSGEWKSVLNTLRLLIQPILQGDQTAQR
- a CDS encoding DUF2079 domain-containing protein, which produces MSEVPKSKSSGLRLVIFAAIAFFLFSLTLTLHRHYTFYSTYNQGLFNQMFWNSLHGRFFNTSLGSVLSAEIIYEGEIPTVTHNHLGQNFTPAMLLGLPLYALFPHGVILIVIQVILVTAAGLVLYILAREYLNPPVAAMIACSFYSATAVLGPTLADFHTISQFPLLVFSALLALEKRWWWLFAPLILWILGVREDSGFIIFGIGVYLILSKRYSRLGIGLCTLSFAYILIVTNTLMPQFSADVDQRFLMDKFGQYLKTDEVSAVQVLWELIKHPGKPLTYLVHQVLPLAFIPMVSLAAWCISGFPLLLVLLGQGLSRLAITAPYAMVGVPGLFYGVILWWSGQDFHHFTRNPHTLYSRQLTPRFQKIWSGFMILSILLTIMANPSHAFYFLVPESVNPWIFVSLPEQWKHAGTIESIIDQIPPDGSVSATQEIIPHLSGRPEIIRLPGIELRNEQEDRLQVEYLVADLWRLQRYQSAFTQERHLLYYNVVLIDALLQQRSYGILEFEDGVVFLRQNVANDPEAIAAWLAYRQMLNPLIQNIHQELNPTSPVS